One window from the genome of Metabacillus flavus encodes:
- a CDS encoding thymidylate synthase, whose translation MKQYLDLCRHVLENGKAKGDRTGTGTISTFGYQMRFDLSEGFPMVTTKKLHLKSIIHELLWFLKGDTNVAYLQENGVRIWNEWADENGELGPVYGAQWRSWAGAGGETIDQIANVVHDLKNNPDSRRLIVSAWNPSDIPNMALPPCHCLFQFYVADGKLSCQLYQRSADVFLGVPFNIASYALLTMMMAHTSGLEYGEFIHSFGDVHIYQNHLEQVNLQLGRDPKPLPQMKLNPDVTSIFDFTYEDFTLENYEAHPHIKGAVSV comes from the coding sequence ATGAAACAATATTTAGATCTATGCAGGCATGTGCTGGAAAACGGTAAAGCGAAAGGCGATAGAACCGGGACGGGAACAATCAGCACGTTCGGCTATCAGATGAGATTTGACCTCAGCGAAGGGTTTCCGATGGTTACGACAAAAAAGCTGCATTTGAAATCAATTATTCATGAACTGCTGTGGTTTTTAAAAGGGGACACAAATGTTGCCTACCTTCAGGAAAATGGAGTAAGGATATGGAATGAATGGGCCGATGAAAACGGGGAACTGGGTCCTGTGTATGGGGCGCAATGGCGTTCTTGGGCAGGCGCAGGGGGAGAAACGATCGATCAAATTGCAAACGTAGTTCATGATCTGAAGAATAACCCTGATTCTAGACGGTTAATCGTCAGCGCCTGGAATCCGTCAGACATTCCGAACATGGCATTGCCGCCATGCCACTGCCTGTTTCAATTTTACGTGGCAGACGGGAAGCTTTCCTGCCAGCTTTATCAGCGTTCGGCAGATGTTTTCCTTGGCGTTCCTTTTAATATCGCTTCCTATGCTCTTCTCACCATGATGATGGCACATACATCGGGTCTTGAATACGGAGAATTCATTCACAGCTTTGGAGACGTACATATTTATCAAAATCACCTGGAACAAGTAAACCTTCAGCTCGGACGAGATCCTAAACCGCTGCCGCAAATGAAGCTGAATCCTGACGTGACATCCATTTTTGATTTTACATACGAGGACTTCACGCTCGAAAACTATGAAGCCCATCCTCATATAAAAGGAGCTGTCAGCGTATGA
- the iadA gene encoding beta-aspartyl-peptidase: MLKLIKNGELYAPEYLGKKDVITAGGKIAFIKEPGCSFPSEYLSETIDADGQAVFPGFIDSHVHIMGGGGEGGYRTRTPELKLSSAIKGGVTSIVGVIGTDGTTRTMPSLLAKARALEEEGITCYVHTGSYQIPVRTLTGKIEDDLILIDKIIGCGEIAISDHRSSQPAWQELAKIASAARIGGMLSGKAGIVNIHLGDGKGKLDLIQKVCEETDIPIKIFHPTHINRNPHLFAAGIEFAKNGGLVDFTTSTVQRFLDQGEVKCSTGLKRMLEEGVPAENITFTSDAQASLPEFNSAGELTGLQIGNITSLFNEVRDAILIENIPAEEAIKVITSNPAAILKLTQKGIIAEGKDADLVLADKETLQIRTVIAKGQVMMKEGQVIVKGTFE; the protein is encoded by the coding sequence TTGCTTAAATTAATAAAAAATGGAGAACTATACGCTCCTGAATATTTAGGGAAAAAAGATGTGATCACTGCCGGCGGAAAAATAGCTTTTATAAAGGAACCTGGATGTTCTTTTCCAAGTGAATACCTGTCAGAAACCATTGATGCAGATGGCCAGGCGGTTTTTCCGGGGTTTATTGATTCACATGTACATATTATGGGGGGCGGAGGAGAAGGCGGCTATAGAACGAGGACTCCCGAACTGAAATTAAGCTCAGCAATCAAAGGCGGCGTGACGTCAATTGTCGGGGTCATAGGGACGGACGGAACAACAAGAACTATGCCAAGCTTGCTTGCGAAAGCAAGGGCTTTGGAAGAGGAAGGGATAACTTGTTATGTTCACACCGGCAGCTACCAGATTCCTGTCCGGACCCTCACAGGCAAAATTGAAGATGACTTAATTCTCATCGATAAAATAATCGGCTGCGGTGAAATCGCAATCAGTGATCACCGCTCGTCCCAGCCTGCATGGCAAGAGCTGGCTAAAATTGCTTCTGCTGCGAGAATCGGCGGAATGCTGTCAGGTAAAGCAGGGATCGTCAATATTCATTTAGGCGATGGCAAGGGAAAGCTGGATTTAATTCAGAAGGTTTGCGAAGAAACGGACATCCCGATCAAAATTTTTCATCCCACCCATATCAACCGCAATCCCCACTTGTTTGCGGCGGGCATTGAGTTTGCCAAAAACGGCGGCCTTGTTGACTTTACCACTAGCACTGTACAGCGATTTCTGGACCAGGGAGAAGTAAAATGCAGCACGGGATTAAAACGGATGCTTGAGGAGGGGGTACCTGCGGAGAACATCACCTTCACATCCGACGCGCAGGCAAGTCTGCCTGAGTTTAATTCAGCCGGGGAGCTGACGGGTTTGCAGATCGGAAATATTACTTCACTTTTTAATGAAGTAAGAGACGCAATACTGATAGAGAACATCCCGGCCGAAGAAGCAATTAAAGTGATTACTTCGAATCCGGCCGCCATTCTCAAGCTAACCCAAAAGGGCATAATTGCAGAAGGTAAGGATGCGGACCTCGTTCTTGCTGATAAAGAAACCTTGCAAATCAGAACGGTTATAGCCAAAGGACAGGTTATGATGAAGGAAGGGCAAGTCATAGTGAAGGGGACATTTGAATAA
- the trhA gene encoding PAQR family membrane homeostasis protein TrhA produces the protein MEFTIKEEIANAITHGIGVLLSIPALVYLILFAVWYGDTISVVSFSIFGASMILLYLFSTLLHAIQHKKAKHIFAILDHSAIYILIAGTYTPLLLGPLRGTFGWTLLIIIWSLAVAGVVFKIFFVDRFVVLSTLFYILMGWLVIIAAKPLYEYLSMEGFMLLLIGGILYTVGSIFYVWRKIPYHHAIWHLFVLGGSASMFFCVLFYIVDVPYI, from the coding sequence ATGGAATTTACAATAAAAGAAGAGATTGCCAACGCAATTACCCATGGCATCGGTGTGCTGCTTAGCATTCCCGCTTTGGTGTACTTGATTTTGTTTGCTGTATGGTACGGGGATACAATCAGTGTGGTCAGCTTTTCAATTTTCGGAGCATCGATGATTTTACTTTATTTATTCTCGACGCTGCTTCATGCAATCCAGCATAAAAAAGCGAAGCACATCTTTGCTATTCTCGATCACTCTGCCATTTATATACTGATTGCGGGAACTTACACCCCGCTCCTGCTTGGGCCTCTCAGAGGAACCTTCGGATGGACCCTGCTCATCATCATCTGGAGTCTGGCGGTTGCCGGAGTGGTGTTTAAAATCTTTTTTGTAGACAGGTTTGTAGTATTATCCACACTCTTTTACATTCTTATGGGCTGGCTCGTTATTATTGCAGCGAAGCCGCTCTATGAGTACTTGTCTATGGAAGGATTCATGCTTCTTCTCATTGGCGGGATTCTCTATACGGTCGGCTCTATTTTCTACGTATGGAGGAAGATCCCTTATCATCACGCCATCTGGCATTTGTTTGTTCTAGGCGGCAGTGCTTCCATGTTTTTCTGTGTGCTGTTTTACATCGTGGATGTACCCTACATTTAA
- a CDS encoding DUF2535 family protein has protein sequence MLFKSLEFKRLDGQKVKVIEIPVMGKDHSYAFLIQARLQAYLTRINAEPEPKSVYSFRDYLKKILKWPDYEAIFQSEVLQNNA, from the coding sequence TTGCTATTCAAAAGCCTAGAGTTCAAACGGTTGGATGGACAGAAGGTAAAGGTTATTGAGATACCGGTAATGGGAAAAGACCACAGTTATGCTTTTTTGATTCAGGCAAGACTGCAGGCTTATTTAACAAGGATTAATGCAGAGCCTGAACCGAAAAGCGTCTATTCTTTCCGCGACTATCTCAAGAAGATTTTAAAATGGCCGGATTATGAAGCAATCTTTCAATCTGAAGTATTACAGAATAATGCCTAG
- a CDS encoding sigma-54 interaction domain-containing protein, whose translation MSPGKLILLTGTEQTRKALHGQLLELFNELISIESFSMDEGLPDTFAPGPILISSRDLKNEIEPYLSPDAEIIEAIRTINVEKLEKLLLMPKGSKVLVVSDTHETAAELIHQLIELGIQHVRFEPYKKENTAFDADLILSPGEMILAPSHSAVKLDIGVRLIGSPTIQELANRFELFSLNYILTERQMKHAVSQQRLLTEAKTSAMLAEKNLRLVVDQVSEGVIGVSASGIITAFNSVCELIFQLDREDVAGKSIHLSGLDEDVISYIAAGTEPFQLFSINGMEAAIYRNETNGIITATISRVSKASEINAAAAEWAKKGFTAKYTFDQIIGSHLSMLDTIGTAKKLALSELPVLIEGETGTGKELFAQAIHNGSGRRSGPFVAVNCSALSASLFESELFGYEAGAFTGAQKGGKKGLFEQANGGTLFLDEIGDISGDLQASLLRVLQEKEIRRVSGTQNIAVDVRIVAATNMNLREKMADGDFRADLFYRLNVFSIQIPPLRERKSDIPILAEEFLKRSGAVTRMDSKVMDTLMREEWEGNVRELKNSIDYMLAVSDGKTIQLHDFPGKTVKKQKKKEKEAAPLQLTLMDKQEFVFILETIRISNESGEPASRRIISEISKTGTHPLTAQQVRHRLDFLEKHSYVTKGRGRAGTKITLEGMDFLHSLKSHLGNH comes from the coding sequence TTGAGTCCAGGAAAATTAATTTTACTAACCGGAACTGAACAAACGAGAAAAGCTCTTCACGGGCAGCTCCTTGAACTGTTTAATGAACTGATTTCGATTGAATCCTTTTCTATGGATGAAGGTTTGCCTGACACTTTTGCTCCCGGTCCGATATTGATTTCTTCTCGAGATTTAAAAAATGAAATCGAACCATACCTTTCCCCTGACGCCGAAATCATAGAAGCAATTCGAACAATTAATGTTGAGAAACTGGAAAAGCTGCTGCTTATGCCAAAAGGCTCCAAGGTTCTTGTTGTCAGCGATACACATGAAACAGCAGCTGAGCTGATTCATCAGCTTATAGAACTTGGAATACAGCACGTCCGATTTGAGCCTTATAAAAAAGAAAACACTGCTTTTGATGCAGACCTGATCCTTTCTCCCGGGGAAATGATTCTTGCACCTAGCCATTCAGCAGTCAAATTGGATATAGGAGTTCGCCTCATCGGCTCCCCTACCATTCAGGAATTGGCAAATCGGTTTGAGCTTTTCTCCCTGAACTATATATTAACAGAACGGCAAATGAAGCACGCCGTCAGCCAGCAGCGGCTGCTGACTGAAGCGAAAACTTCAGCTATGCTAGCAGAAAAAAATCTTCGGCTTGTCGTTGATCAGGTGAGCGAGGGTGTGATTGGTGTCAGTGCTTCTGGAATCATTACGGCCTTCAATTCCGTGTGCGAGCTGATTTTCCAGCTTGACAGGGAGGACGTTGCCGGAAAATCCATTCACCTTTCAGGACTTGATGAAGACGTGATTTCCTATATAGCGGCAGGAACGGAACCCTTTCAGCTTTTCAGCATTAATGGAATGGAAGCGGCCATTTACCGGAATGAAACGAACGGAATCATTACAGCTACCATCAGCAGGGTCAGCAAAGCTTCAGAGATCAATGCTGCGGCAGCAGAATGGGCAAAAAAAGGATTCACGGCCAAATATACGTTTGATCAAATAATCGGCAGCCATTTAAGCATGCTGGATACAATTGGCACCGCAAAAAAACTGGCACTTTCCGAATTGCCGGTTTTGATTGAAGGAGAAACCGGAACGGGTAAAGAGTTGTTTGCGCAAGCGATACATAACGGCTCCGGCAGACGCTCAGGACCCTTTGTTGCCGTTAACTGCAGCGCCCTCTCGGCTTCCCTTTTTGAAAGCGAGCTATTCGGCTACGAAGCAGGAGCCTTTACAGGAGCACAAAAAGGCGGAAAAAAAGGGCTGTTTGAACAAGCAAACGGAGGCACCCTGTTTCTGGATGAAATCGGAGACATTTCCGGAGACCTACAGGCAAGCCTGCTTCGTGTTCTTCAGGAAAAAGAGATCCGCAGAGTAAGCGGAACCCAAAATATCGCGGTGGATGTAAGGATCGTTGCCGCCACTAATATGAATCTGAGAGAAAAAATGGCGGACGGGGATTTCCGTGCCGATTTATTCTACCGCTTAAATGTTTTTTCCATTCAAATCCCGCCTTTAAGAGAACGGAAGTCAGACATTCCTATTCTTGCAGAAGAATTTCTGAAAAGAAGCGGAGCTGTCACCCGGATGGATTCAAAGGTAATGGATACGTTAATGAGAGAAGAATGGGAAGGAAATGTAAGGGAATTAAAGAATTCGATTGACTATATGCTTGCCGTATCCGATGGAAAAACGATTCAGCTTCATGATTTTCCCGGAAAAACGGTCAAAAAACAAAAGAAAAAAGAAAAAGAAGCAGCCCCGCTGCAGCTTACCCTCATGGATAAACAGGAATTTGTGTTTATCCTTGAGACGATCCGGATCTCCAATGAAAGCGGAGAGCCGGCAAGCAGGAGAATTATTTCGGAAATCAGCAAAACGGGTACCCATCCTCTTACGGCACAGCAGGTCCGCCATAGGCTGGACTTTCTCGAAAAGCATAGCTATGTAACGAAAGGACGCGGACGGGCAGGAACTAAAATTACTCTAGAGGGAATGGATTTCCTCCACTCGCTTAAATCTCATCTCGGAAACCATTAA
- a CDS encoding dihydrofolate reductase: protein MISFVYAMDEQRAIGKNNDLPWKLPADLAHFKKITFGSAVVMGRKTFESMGSKPLPGRRNIVVSANPEFEAEGCEILQSVKEISLLEEEGEELFVIGGAKIFEEMLPHCTKMYVTIIHHTFDGDTFFPEFDESEWRTTLKEQGIKDEKNPYNYEFLTLERN, encoded by the coding sequence ATGATTTCTTTTGTTTATGCAATGGATGAACAGCGGGCGATTGGCAAGAACAATGATCTTCCATGGAAACTTCCGGCTGATCTGGCCCATTTCAAGAAAATTACATTTGGATCTGCTGTCGTTATGGGCAGAAAAACGTTTGAATCGATGGGAAGCAAGCCTCTTCCCGGCAGAAGAAATATTGTGGTTTCTGCAAATCCTGAATTTGAAGCCGAAGGGTGCGAAATTCTCCAATCTGTAAAGGAGATTTCTCTTCTTGAGGAAGAGGGGGAAGAGCTGTTTGTTATTGGGGGAGCCAAAATATTTGAAGAAATGCTTCCGCACTGCACGAAAATGTATGTGACCATCATCCATCATACCTTTGACGGAGATACGTTCTTTCCGGAATTTGACGAGAGTGAATGGCGCACGACTTTAAAAGAACAGGGAATAAAGGATGAAAAAAATCCGTATAATTATGAATTTCTTACACTGGAAAGAAACTAA
- a CDS encoding DegV family protein, producing the protein MKKIVIVTDSTTDLDQSMIEKYKIEVIPLTIHIDGETYTDRVDITPEDFMKKMAGANELPKSSQPAIGKFVETYTELHKTADQIISIHLTSGMSGTFQTAESAAAMAGGDITVIDSQFISKALGFQVLEAAKMAESGSSKEEIIERISSIKEATKLFVTVDTLDNLVKGGRIGRGKAMIGSLLNIKPIASLQDGVYTPVAKVRSHSQIVKYLAKQFGEDLKGKTAKAIGIAHADAFELAHNLKEALLQIRPDLPIDISFTTPVVSTHTGPGAIGFMYFTE; encoded by the coding sequence ATGAAAAAAATTGTGATTGTAACCGATTCAACAACAGATCTTGATCAAAGTATGATTGAAAAATACAAAATTGAAGTAATTCCGTTAACGATACATATAGATGGAGAGACGTACACCGATCGAGTAGATATTACACCTGAAGATTTTATGAAAAAAATGGCGGGTGCAAACGAATTGCCGAAAAGTTCCCAGCCTGCCATCGGGAAGTTTGTTGAAACTTACACCGAGCTTCATAAAACGGCTGATCAAATTATCTCGATTCACTTGACTTCAGGGATGAGCGGAACATTCCAGACTGCAGAAAGCGCTGCTGCGATGGCTGGCGGTGATATTACGGTTATCGATTCTCAGTTTATATCAAAAGCGCTTGGATTCCAGGTATTAGAAGCGGCTAAAATGGCTGAAAGCGGGTCCTCTAAAGAAGAAATAATAGAACGGATTTCCTCTATTAAGGAGGCTACGAAACTATTTGTTACGGTTGATACTCTTGATAATCTGGTAAAGGGCGGCAGAATCGGAAGGGGAAAGGCCATGATCGGTTCCCTGCTGAATATCAAGCCAATCGCCAGTCTGCAGGACGGTGTTTATACACCGGTTGCAAAAGTAAGAAGCCATTCTCAGATCGTCAAATACCTTGCTAAGCAATTTGGGGAAGATTTGAAGGGGAAAACGGCAAAGGCAATCGGAATCGCGCACGCAGACGCCTTTGAGCTCGCTCATAACCTGAAGGAAGCACTGCTTCAAATCCGTCCGGATCTGCCAATTGATATTTCGTTTACGACTCCTGTCGTGTCTACTCATACCGGACCGGGTGCTATCGGATTTATGTACTTTACGGAGTAG
- a CDS encoding SCO family protein: MVSLKKTGLIWLAAAFILLSGCVSAASGFKTISSVENFQYKNQEGERFGLAELKGKVWIASFIFTSCTTVCPPMTAHMKKLQSMGAEQNLPFEIVSFSVDPKVDTPEKLKTFGSQFGSSFENWHFLTGYSQKQIEEFSLNSFKSLVKKPENEDQVIHGTSFYLINKEGDVVKSYSGVENPPYDEIMQDIKRLQQQ; encoded by the coding sequence GTGGTTTCTTTGAAAAAGACAGGTTTAATATGGCTCGCTGCGGCTTTTATTTTGCTATCTGGATGCGTCTCTGCCGCATCCGGTTTTAAAACCATTTCATCTGTAGAAAATTTTCAGTATAAGAATCAAGAAGGAGAGAGGTTCGGCCTTGCCGAGCTTAAGGGCAAGGTTTGGATTGCGAGCTTTATTTTTACTAGCTGTACAACGGTTTGTCCTCCAATGACGGCGCATATGAAGAAGCTGCAAAGTATGGGAGCCGAGCAGAACCTCCCATTTGAGATCGTTTCATTCAGTGTAGATCCAAAGGTTGATACACCTGAAAAATTAAAAACGTTTGGCAGCCAATTTGGCAGCTCATTTGAAAATTGGCATTTTCTAACGGGGTACTCACAGAAGCAAATTGAGGAATTTTCCCTTAACAGCTTCAAGTCTTTAGTGAAAAAACCGGAAAATGAGGATCAGGTTATCCACGGAACTTCCTTTTATTTAATAAATAAAGAGGGAGACGTCGTTAAATCATACAGCGGGGTAGAAAATCCTCCATACGATGAGATCATGCAAGATATAAAGAGGCTGCAGCAGCAATAA
- a CDS encoding SOS response-associated peptidase: MCGRFTQTFDENVFDYFPVFNSGDLTVEKTFNAAPTQKLLAIAGSDGKYKAGYLKWGLVPSWTSALKGSGIINARAETVTEKPSFKHLIDRKRCLILADSFYEWQNSETGKIPYRFLLRSEEPFAFAGLWDRWRKDGKDLVTCTIITTKANGLVHEVHDRMPVIFKHCTASAWLDMNKEKAVEKLLPIPEKEMKAYQVSSKINSPAINEASCTFPV; encoded by the coding sequence ATGTGCGGAAGATTTACACAAACGTTCGATGAGAATGTCTTTGATTATTTTCCTGTCTTTAACAGTGGAGATCTAACCGTTGAAAAAACGTTCAATGCAGCTCCCACTCAAAAGCTTTTAGCTATTGCCGGATCAGATGGGAAGTATAAAGCTGGTTATTTGAAGTGGGGTCTTGTACCCTCCTGGACGTCAGCGCTTAAAGGGTCAGGAATTATTAATGCGAGAGCGGAAACCGTTACTGAAAAGCCCAGTTTTAAGCACCTAATTGACAGAAAACGATGTTTGATTCTGGCAGACAGTTTTTATGAATGGCAAAACTCTGAGACTGGAAAAATCCCGTACCGTTTTTTGCTTCGTTCCGAGGAACCGTTTGCTTTCGCAGGCTTATGGGACAGGTGGCGTAAAGATGGGAAGGACCTTGTTACATGCACCATCATTACAACGAAAGCCAATGGACTTGTTCATGAGGTGCATGATCGAATGCCGGTTATTTTTAAGCACTGCACAGCTTCCGCTTGGCTGGATATGAATAAGGAGAAGGCGGTTGAAAAACTGCTTCCTATTCCTGAAAAAGAAATGAAAGCTTATCAGGTTTCATCGAAAATTAACTCACCTGCTATAAACGAAGCGTCCTGTACTTTTCCGGTGTGA
- the ilvA gene encoding threonine ammonia-lyase IlvA has translation MNPLALRNQSSIVHVESILKAHHLLKEVVIHTPLQLNRQLSEQYQCNVYLKREDLQLVRSFKIRGAFNKMKSLSSKELENGIVCASAGNHAQGVAYSCKALGVQGKIFMPSTTPRQKVNQVEKFANGNAEIILCGDTFDDSYHEAVKCCEEEGRAFIHPFDDEEVIAGQGTVAVEILNDTDVPIDFVFASVGGGGLISGLGTYFQAVSPNTKIMAVEPEAAASFTSAKSSGEVVTLPKISKFVDGAAVQRMGEKTFAIANGFCHETVLVPDGKVCTSILELYNDNAIVAEPAGALPIAALDFCRDEIKGKNVVCIVSGGNNDIGRMQEIKERSMIYEGLQHYFIVNFPQRAGALREFLHDVLGPADDINRFEYTKKNNKENGPALVGIELKDKKDYATLIARMDSKGFHYTEVNKDEQLFNLLI, from the coding sequence ATGAATCCGTTAGCTCTCAGAAATCAATCGTCAATTGTCCATGTGGAATCGATTCTAAAAGCTCATCATCTTCTTAAAGAAGTGGTAATTCATACCCCGCTGCAGCTGAATCGTCAGCTTTCTGAGCAATATCAGTGCAATGTTTACCTTAAGAGGGAAGATTTGCAGCTTGTCCGGTCGTTCAAAATAAGAGGGGCTTTTAACAAAATGAAATCACTGAGCAGCAAAGAACTTGAAAATGGAATTGTATGTGCCAGTGCCGGAAATCATGCGCAGGGTGTAGCTTATTCCTGCAAGGCGCTTGGGGTTCAAGGGAAAATTTTCATGCCAAGCACCACCCCGAGGCAAAAAGTGAACCAGGTGGAGAAATTCGCAAATGGTAATGCTGAGATTATTTTGTGCGGAGATACATTTGATGATTCCTATCATGAAGCAGTTAAATGCTGTGAGGAAGAGGGCAGGGCATTCATACATCCGTTTGATGATGAAGAAGTAATTGCAGGTCAGGGTACAGTGGCAGTTGAAATTTTGAATGATACGGATGTGCCTATTGATTTTGTTTTTGCAAGTGTCGGGGGAGGCGGGCTGATTTCAGGTTTAGGTACATATTTTCAGGCGGTTTCCCCGAATACGAAGATTATGGCGGTCGAACCGGAAGCTGCTGCATCGTTTACTTCAGCGAAGTCTTCCGGGGAGGTGGTCACGCTGCCTAAAATCAGCAAATTTGTGGATGGAGCTGCCGTTCAGCGCATGGGAGAGAAGACATTTGCCATCGCCAATGGCTTCTGTCACGAAACCGTGCTCGTGCCTGATGGCAAGGTGTGCACGTCCATTCTGGAATTGTATAATGATAATGCGATTGTAGCAGAGCCTGCAGGTGCATTGCCGATTGCCGCGCTTGATTTTTGCCGTGATGAAATTAAAGGGAAAAATGTGGTATGTATTGTAAGCGGCGGGAACAATGATATTGGAAGGATGCAGGAAATCAAAGAAAGATCCATGATTTATGAAGGACTGCAGCACTATTTCATCGTTAATTTTCCTCAGCGGGCAGGGGCTCTGAGAGAGTTTTTGCACGATGTACTCGGTCCGGCAGATGATATTAACCGGTTTGAATATACAAAGAAAAACAATAAAGAAAACGGTCCTGCGCTTGTGGGAATTGAATTAAAGGATAAAAAGGACTACGCAACGCTGATTGCCAGAATGGATTCAAAGGGATTTCATTACACAGAAGTGAATAAGGATGAACAGCTCTTTAACTTACTAATTTAG